One window from the genome of Maylandia zebra isolate NMK-2024a linkage group LG18, Mzebra_GT3a, whole genome shotgun sequence encodes:
- the LOC101469606 gene encoding histamine H3 receptor produces MSEEQTDSNSTGYYFGNASTRVQSSFVFSGPMIVILMVMMVTLVVVIVLGNALVILAFKVDKSLRRQCNYYFLNLAISDFLVGAFCIPVYIPYILTGRWTLGRGLCKLWLVMDYLLCSASVFSIVLISYDRFLSVTRAVSYRARQSMTHQAIINMTAVWVLAFVLYGPAIIFWELVVGRSRVPKDECFAEFYYSWYFLLSASMLEFFSPFISVAFFNLSIYLSIRRRRLHSREAQLHLQASEPASAQGEGIPLSHNWGFGIKLAVRGSINSQTSSPGLGKLDASNSRAAHPSRLSRDKKIAKSLAIIVCVFAICWAPYTLLMIIRAACRGRCIQHHWYEVTFWLLWLNSAINPFLYPLCHSSFRRAFSKILCPKRHTTPPSSVLRTGQ; encoded by the exons ATGTCAGAGGAGCAAACTGATTCCAACTCCACTGGGTACTATTTTGGCAATGCCTCCACTAGAGTCCAGAGCAGCTTCGTCTTCTCGGGACCCATGATTGTCATTTTAATGGTGATGATGGTGACTTTGGTTGTTGTGATAGTTTTAGGCAACGCGCTCGTCATCTTGGCATTTAAAGTGGACAAGAGTTTGAGGAGACAGTGCAATTACTACTTCCTGAATCTAGCAATATCCGATTTTCTTGTAG GAGCATTTTGCATCCCGGTGTACATCCCCTACATCCTCACAGGCAGGTGGACGCTGGGTCGAGGACTGTGTAAGCTGTGGCTGGTCATGGACTACCTGCTTTGTTCGGCGTCTGTCTTCAGCATTGTTCTCATCAGCTACGACCGCTTCCTGTCAGTCACCAGAGCA GTAAGCTACCGTGCCAGACAGAGCATGACTCATCAAGCCATAATCAACATGACTGCAGTCTGGGTGCTAGCCTTTGTCCTCTATGGCCCTGCTATCATATTCTGGGAGCTGGTGGTGGGCAGAAGCCGTGTGCCAAAGGATGAGTGCTTCGCAGAGTTCTATTACTCTTGGTACTTCCTGCTGAGTGCCTCTATGCTggagtttttttctcctttcatcTCTGTGGCTTTCTTCAACCTCAGCATTTACCTCAGTATACGCAGGAGGAGGCTGCACAGCAGGGAGGCTCAGCTTCACCTTCAAGCAAGTGAACCCGCCTCTGCCCAGGGGGAAGGTATCCCCCTGTCCCACAATTGGGGGTTTGGGATAAAACTGGCTGTAAGAGGCTCTATCAACTCCCAGACATCCTCTCCTGGTTTGGGTAAGCTAGATGCCTCAAACAGCAGGGCAGCCCATCCTAGCCGTCTGTCCAGGGATAAGAAAATTGCTAAGTCTCTGGCCATCATAGTATGTGTGTTTGCCATCTGCTGGGCACCGTACACCCTACTGATGATCATCCGTGCTGCCTGCAGAGGGCGATGCATCCAGCATCACTGGTACGAGGTCACCTTCTGGCTCCTGTGGCTCAACTCTGCTATTAACCCATTCCTCTACCCGCTGTGCCACAGTAGCTTCCGCAGGGCCTTTAGCAAGATTCTCTGCCCAAAGCGGCACACTACTCCCCCATCATCTGTCCTACGCACTGGCCAGTGA